ATCGCCACGTGGTGCAGGGAGTCGAGGTTGGTGCCAGTCGCCAGGGGTTGCTGTGGTTGAGCTTGAGTCATGGATTTAAAAGTAAATTTTCCCAGGATGCAAATATAGAAAAAGCAAAAAAATGGAGCGGACCTATAAGCCGGGTTCTGTACGCCAGCCAAATGGCCAGCGCGAAGATCATTTCTCTAGGCCGCGCTTTGCAGCGCGACTCAACAGCAGCCTACCCGAAGGGGGGTCGAGCCGAGTCAGCCCGCGGCGTCGATCCCGGGGAACGACGACGATCCTTCTGCTTGGCCTTGCGCCCAGTGGGGTTTGCCGAGCCGGACGGGTCACCCCGCCGCTGGTGCGCTCTTACCGCACCGTTTCACCCTTACCGAACTGCCAAATTGACAGCCAGGCGGTTTATTTTCTGTGGCACTGTCCCTGACCTTGCGGCCGGTGGGCGTTACCCACCACTGTACTCTGCGGCGCCCGGACTTTCCTCTCGCCGGGAATTACCCCGACCAGCGATCTTCCGGTCCGCTCCATTTTTAATTATATCCGCCCATGACAATTTTCGCAGGAGAGAATTTTCGTGGGATATTTTGCGGACAAGAGCAAGCTGGCCCGTGTTCGCGCAAAAAACTCGGCATAACTTGGCTTTAAGCATTGGTTTTTCCCCATGAAAATTGCGTTTTTACGATGGCAGGCACGATTCTCTCTTGGCCCCGTCTGGCGGCACGCTTGGCGAATGGGGCCGGGCAAATTACAATCGGGGCTATGAATAATCACCCGCAAAAAATGGCATCCTGGACCCGTCTTGTGCCACACTTGTCAAAATTTGTACGCCCTGTGGTTCTCAGCCTGGGCCTGATCTTTGTCACGGCAAATCCGGTCCTGGCCCAGCGCGAGGAACCAGCCAAACCCGCGGTCAAGGGTTATACCTTGCAGTATGTCTTTACCGGCCTGCTAGTAGTGTTGGGCGTATTTGTCGCCTGTCGGCCGGGGACGCGGGGTAAAACGGCTAAGCTGGAACGGGGAGAGGACGAATAACGCTGGTTGATAGAGAAACATTTACCTTGGTGCGGTATTCAGTTTATTAACATGGGAAATTTTGTTGGTTTCCTCGATCCGGACATCCACCTGTTGCCCCACATACAAATTCGTCTCGCCGGGGTCGATCTGGTAAATTACCGGCAACACCCGCGTGTCGGAGCGTTCAGTGTTGTCGCCCGTCCAGGTCTTTTTTACCGCGACCAGCGGCTCGATCCGGACAAGCCTTAACGGAAACTTTTTTTCTGGCTGGCCCCGCAAGATCGCCACCGCCGCGCCGTTCCGATCAAACCGCGCCACGTCCTCTTCGTCCAGTTCAGCTCGCACGCGCAGCTCATCCAGATCCCCCAGGACGTACAGCGCCTTGCCCGCCTGTAAATTGACATATTCGCCCGCCCGCACATTAACCTGCAAGACATGACCGCCGCTGGGGGCCCGCACCGTCGCCCGTTCAATTTCGGTTTCGATCTGCCTGACGGCCGCTTCGGCAGCGGACACCGCCGCGCGGGCGACCTGCTTATCCGGCTCCCAAGCGCCAGCCAAGAGCAACTGATGAGCCGCCCGGGCTTCTTGCCAGGCTTGTTCCGCGACAGTTTGCTCCAACCGCGCGCGAATGACATCTTCTTCCGATGTCGCCCGCTCCAATAGCAGTTTCTGCGCGCGGGCGTGCCGATCCCGCGCCAGGGCGACGCGTGTTTCCGCTTGTTTAACGCGGGCTTCGCTCGGAGGAAGCTCCTCGGGACGTGGAAGCGCTTGCAGCTTGGCCAAGCGGTCGCGGGCCTCGCTTAATTGGGCGTAGGCGACGCCCAACTGCGCTTGGAGTTGTCGATCATCGACTCGAAACAGGGGTTCCCCCTTCTTTACCGTGGTCCCCACGCGGTCCACTGTAACATAGACTTCCCAGACCATGCCCGAGATCGCCGCCCCAACGGAAATATTCTCGCTGACTGGTTCTATCATTCCCCGCGCGGAAATGGTTTGCGCGTAGGGTGTTGCCACCACGGGCAACGGGGGAAGCGCGGCTCCTTGCGGCGCGGCTGATGTGGCGACATGATACACGCCCAAGGCCCCCATGCCGAGGGCCAATACGGGCAGGAACAACGCGGATAGTTTAGTCAACATGGGGGTGGAGGTGGGAGGAATGGAGTTTGGAGCCGTAGGTCAAATCATGGATTACAAGTGGAAGGGCCAACGGCCCGATTTATTTGCCACAGGATAAAATTCATGCTTAACTTTGTTCGACACTTTCGATCACGCCGTCGCTCATGGTGGCGATGGTATCCGCAAAGCGATACACACGGCTATCGTGCGTGACCACGATCACCGCCCGGTCAGGCCGGACCGCCGTTTGTCGCAAGAGTTCCATCACCGTTTGGCCGCTGGCGGCGTCCAGTGCCGCAGTCGGTTCGTCGCACACCAGCAGTTCCGGCCCATGCACCAGCGCCCTGCCAATCGCCACCCGCTGCTGCTGTCCGCCGGACAATTGGGAGATTTTTTTGTGTAAATGATCCTGAAGGCCCAGCGTGCAAAGGACCTCGGTCGCCACGGCGACCGCCGCGGAGCGCGGTTTTCCAGCGATTAACAGCGGAATGGCGGCGTTTTCGGCGGCGGTCAGCGCGGGGAGCAGATTGTACTGTTGAAACACAAAGCCCACCCGCGCGGCCCGAAAATCAACCAGCGCGTTTCCGCGCAAAGTGGTCAAATCACGTCCTAAAACCTCAATCCGGCCGCTCGTGGGTTGCAACAAACCGGCGATAATGGAAATCAGCGTGGTTTTACCGCAACCAGACGGCCCCACCAACAAGGTCATCTGGCCATATGCCACATCCAGGTCCACACCGCGCAAGACCGTCGCCCGCGCATTCCCTTTGCCAAATTCCTTAGTCAGTCCCCGGCATTGTACCGCGGGAGGGGAGGTTCTAGACGAGTTGGTGTGGCTTTCCGGCAATTGCAGAGTTGTTGGCATGATGTTAGATTCCAAATTTTCAAAGCACTATGGCACTGTATTCACAGTGATATTCACTGAGAATACGGGGGGATTCTTCGGCGACGGAGTCACCTCCTACATGCTCTTTCTTCTCTGCGAACTCCTCCGTGACTCTGTGGCTTACATTTATTCTTTTCGGCGACGGACTCGCCTCCTACGGGTCTATCTTTTCGGCGACAGAGTCGCCTCCTACAAGTTTATTCGTCACCTCACTTACCCTCGGAAGACGACCGCGGGTTCCAGGACCAACACTTTTCGCGCGCTAAACAGGCTTGTGCCCAGGGTAATGACGCAGATCGCCGCGCTGGTCAACGCGAGCGCGTGCCATGTCATGTGTATCCCCGCGAGCGCGGTGATGCCGCTAGTCGCGATAAAAAACATGGCGGTCATGCCCAGCCCGATGCAAAAGCCCAATCCTCCGACCACGCATGATTGCAATAAAATCATCAGCAAGATCCGGCTGTTGCGTAGGCCCATGGCTTTTAATACGCCAAATTGCCGCAGGTTTTCGATGATAAACAGATAGAGCGTCTGGCCGGTGACAGCCGCGCCGACGATAAAGCCCAGGGCGATCGTCACGCCAAAGTTAATTGGAATGCCGGTAGAACCGATAAAGTACCAGACCGTCTTCCAAAAAAACTGGTCCCGCGAGAGCGCGGTCAGACCGGTCGCGGCCTCAATGTTTTTGCGGACGGTCTCCACCGGTTGGCCCGCCGCGGTCTTTGCCAGGACGAACGTGGTCGCCTTGGCGCGGGGAGCCATGATCCGCGCCGCTTCTAAAAATCGCGAATAGATAATCGGCACCGAAAAGAACGGCGACCCGACCTCGCACACCCCGACCAGCACCACGCGGCGGTCGTTGATGTGAAACTCCCGACCCAATTGGTATGGCTCCGTTCCCCACATGTATTCATAACCCGCCTTGTCAATGATGACCGCTCCCGGCTGCCGCAGATCCAATAAATTACCCGCCAGCAACTTTGTCGGCGCTCCCGCCAGGCTCGTATCGTCCACGCCGGTCAAATAGACATTGCGCGTTTCGCCATTTTCCAGCCGGGACAGCACCTGCCCTTTGTGCAGCGGAACCGCCCAGGCGACTCCCGCCACGCCGCGTACCCGTTCCAACTGCCCATCGCGAATCGGGCGGGCTTCGTCCAAAAATCGCACATGCCGATCCATCACCCAAATGTCAGCGTCGTTCACATCCAAAATTTGATTGCCCGTGCGGGTGAGGATCCCCATAAAGATCGACACTTGCTGCGTCATGAGGAGCGTGGCGAACGCCACGCCAAAAATCAGGCTTAGATACTTCGCCCGATCCCCCATCAGCATTTTTAACGCAACCCAGTTCATGGCAACGCCTCCTCATGGGTAATACGCGCGGGGTCGCGCAACATGCCGCGCAGCATCGATTTGATCATGTGCCGGGCAGTCTCCTCCACGGGCCGCCAGTCAATCCACTGATCCTGTCCTTTGGCGATATACGCGGATGAAATCCCGTGCACCGTCGCCCACAACATTTGCGAAATCAGCTCGTGGTCGTGATACTCTGGCCGAAAAACATCCGCAGCCAAGGCGTAATCGACCGCCGCGCGGAGGAACGCGTAGCCATCCTCGTTGGGATTGCCGCGCTCGATCTTGGTCAGTTCGGCGCTGCGGGTGTGCCCCGGCGTCATCATGAGCAGTCGATAATGCTGAGGATGCGCGAGTGCAAATTGCACGTAACCCCAACCGATCAGCATTAGCCGCCGAACGGGGTCGGCCTCGGCTAGCGATTTTTGCACGGAGAGCCGCAATGCCTGGCAATCCTCGTCCATGAGCGCCTGCAGTAGCGTCTCTTTGTCCGCGTAGTGAAAATAAATTCCCGTGGGCGTGTAACCGATCATGTCCCCCAGCTTGCGCATGGAAAAACCGTCCAGGCCGACGGAGAGGAACAACTTGCGCGCGGCATCCAGGATCAGCGTGCGGACACGCTCTTTTTCCTGGGCACGGCGATCAGCGGAACTGAGTTTCATGGGTGTATGTAGGAGGCGAGTCCGTCGCCGAATGAGCTGTACGGGGCGAATCTGTCGCCGAAGGGACCGGAAGAGGCAACTTTGCCGTCGAAAATAACGTACGGCGGTTCTAACGCAATCATTTTGCCCTACACAACAATAATACCTATCGGCGTTAGGTTGGGTAGTGGCGTAATGCTTTTATATTACGATCGCGCATGAATAAAAAGTTCGTAACCTATGATTTATTAATAAGTTACGACGATATTTCCTGACAGAAAATATTCACTTTTTTTTAAATCCAAACAAAAAAACTAGCTATTTTGATGAATTTGTAACATATACGACACCGCTAATCAAAGTAACAAGCAGAGAGGCCGGAACAGTCAGATTGATAGAACCCAATGCAAAGGCGAATCCTCAATTATGTGCCAAATGTTGCGGAAAAGGTGTGGGAGGCCCTAAGACATTCTTGGCATACATAGGCAATAACAATATCCCCAATATGCCTCCGACTAACCAAATTACACTGACAGCGATGGCTGTCATGAGCACATATCGTTTTAAGACTTTTGGATTTGCAATTCCGCCACACCAAAAAAAGACCACCCCTCCCAATACAAATCCGTTTATCCCGCCGTAAATAGCACCTTCGATCGCCCCTTGAATAACCGCCCGAATGATTATCGAATCATTCCAATTCATCAAGTAATGGAAGTATGCCGGCCCAAGCCATCCGTTAATAAAACTTGTAATCATGCCTATCAAACTCCCCAATCCCACGGCATACAAAAGCACGCCAAGCATTTGGGGCGGATTGATCAAACTCGTATCATCACCAGTTTGTGGCGCGGAGTAGGGATTTTGCATGAAACAGTAAACTACTGCAGGGTTGCATAAAAGTGGAATGGACTTTCATTGCTAATAAATTGCATGATTCTAACTTAGTGTCCTTTAGGTTAAATTAAATCGCGAATCAAAGTGGTCGACGCAACCAATACATACTTGCAGCATATCGCAGCCAAAATCGATATAGCGAAAAATGATAAACCATCGCTTGTGTGTAACTGCTTCGGCAACGGAGTTGCCTCCTACAATTGTCCTCCCTTCCCCACACAGAGACAAAAAACAAGTTTTGACCCCGCCACCCTCTCGTCTCACGCCTCCTACACCGCCGATACCATCGGCGGCTTTGAGTGAGTTGCGGAATATCAAAAGCGTGCTCCGCTGCGCGTTGCGGCTAACCAGTTTTCTACCGCCACAAGCCCTTTGTCCAGTCCCTCACCACACATGGGCAAAATGCCCATGCCACGTCGCTAGCGTACCGGTGGACTTACGCCCACCGCTCGCCGCCCCCGCTTCTTCGTCTCCCATCTCTCGTCTCCCGTCTCCCGTCTCTCACTTCGGCAACGGAGTTGCCTCCTACATGGCACGGCGACTAAAAGTCGCCGCTACTTCCCTAACTTCCACACATGCTGATTGCTGCGCACAAAGATCGCTCCGTCAGCGATCGCGGGGGTGGCCATGATTTCCTCATTCAGCGGGTTTTCGGCCAGGACTTCCCCTTTTTCCTTGGTCAAATCGACCACCTGGATCAGTCCGTCCTTGGCGGTGGCGTACAGCTTGCCGTCGGCGATGACGGGGGTGGCCCAGAACTGCCCCTTCAGCCGTAATTGCCAGAGCGGGTTGCCGGTCGCGGCGTCGGCGGCATTCAGCACCCCCGCGCGATTGATGACATAGACCTTGCCGTCGTGGACGATGGGACTGGCGGCGCCCGCGTTCAGCTTATTTTGGGTCCAGAGCAATTCCGGGCTGGAACTGCCGGTAAATTTAAGCGCCCGCAGACCATCCCCCGGCACATACGCCACATCGCCGACATACACGCACGAACTGATCCCGTCGCATGGCTTGGCATTTAACCAGATCTGCTGCCCGTCGCTGGGGTCATGGGCGGAGACCCCTTTACCATTGGTCAGCAAAACCACCGACTCGCCCGCGGTTTTGCCAGCGGCCACGACCGGCGACGCCCAATGCGCGGATTTGTCGCGGTCGATGCGCCATTTGGT
Above is a window of Pirellulales bacterium DNA encoding:
- a CDS encoding efflux RND transporter periplasmic adaptor subunit; this translates as MLTKLSALFLPVLALGMGALGVYHVATSAAPQGAALPPLPVVATPYAQTISARGMIEPVSENISVGAAISGMVWEVYVTVDRVGTTVKKGEPLFRVDDRQLQAQLGVAYAQLSEARDRLAKLQALPRPEELPPSEARVKQAETRVALARDRHARAQKLLLERATSEEDVIRARLEQTVAEQAWQEARAAHQLLLAGAWEPDKQVARAAVSAAEAAVRQIETEIERATVRAPSGGHVLQVNVRAGEYVNLQAGKALYVLGDLDELRVRAELDEEDVARFDRNGAAVAILRGQPEKKFPLRLVRIEPLVAVKKTWTGDNTERSDTRVLPVIYQIDPGETNLYVGQQVDVRIEETNKISHVNKLNTAPR
- a CDS encoding ABC transporter ATP-binding protein, with amino-acid sequence MPTTLQLPESHTNSSRTSPPAVQCRGLTKEFGKGNARATVLRGVDLDVAYGQMTLLVGPSGCGKTTLISIIAGLLQPTSGRIEVLGRDLTTLRGNALVDFRAARVGFVFQQYNLLPALTAAENAAIPLLIAGKPRSAAVAVATEVLCTLGLQDHLHKKISQLSGGQQQRVAIGRALVHGPELLVCDEPTAALDAASGQTVMELLRQTAVRPDRAVIVVTHDSRVYRFADTIATMSDGVIESVEQS
- a CDS encoding FtsX-like permease family protein, whose protein sequence is MNWVALKMLMGDRAKYLSLIFGVAFATLLMTQQVSIFMGILTRTGNQILDVNDADIWVMDRHVRFLDEARPIRDGQLERVRGVAGVAWAVPLHKGQVLSRLENGETRNVYLTGVDDTSLAGAPTKLLAGNLLDLRQPGAVIIDKAGYEYMWGTEPYQLGREFHINDRRVVLVGVCEVGSPFFSVPIIYSRFLEAARIMAPRAKATTFVLAKTAAGQPVETVRKNIEAATGLTALSRDQFFWKTVWYFIGSTGIPINFGVTIALGFIVGAAVTGQTLYLFIIENLRQFGVLKAMGLRNSRILLMILLQSCVVGGLGFCIGLGMTAMFFIATSGITALAGIHMTWHALALTSAAICVITLGTSLFSARKVLVLEPAVVFRG
- a CDS encoding TetR/AcrR family transcriptional regulator, with product MKLSSADRRAQEKERVRTLILDAARKLFLSVGLDGFSMRKLGDMIGYTPTGIYFHYADKETLLQALMDEDCQALRLSVQKSLAEADPVRRLMLIGWGYVQFALAHPQHYRLLMMTPGHTRSAELTKIERGNPNEDGYAFLRAAVDYALAADVFRPEYHDHELISQMLWATVHGISSAYIAKGQDQWIDWRPVEETARHMIKSMLRGMLRDPARITHEEALP
- a CDS encoding PQQ-binding-like beta-propeller repeat protein → MRTTSLAIFPFLFALAPLSLSADWTGFRGDGTSVAADQKTPVKWTADADKAENIAWKTPLPGNGVACPIVVGDRVFVTAASGGKNDRLHVICLDKATGKQLWERQFWATGRTLCHPSSSVAANTPATDGQRIFAFFSSNDLICLDLDGNLQWYRGLTVDYPLAGNDIGMSSSVVVADGVVIVQSEAQGDSFAAGFDANTGETKWRIDRDKSAHWASPVVAAGKTAGESVVLLTNGKGVSAHDPSDGQQIWLNAKPCDGISSCVYVGDVAYVPGDGLRALKFTGSSSPELLWTQNKLNAGAASPIVHDGKVYVINRAGVLNAADAATGNPLWQLRLKGQFWATPVIADGKLYATAKDGLIQVVDLTKEKGEVLAENPLNEEIMATPAIADGAIFVRSNQHVWKLGK